Proteins encoded within one genomic window of Mesorhizobium sp. AR10:
- the purQ gene encoding phosphoribosylformylglycinamidine synthase subunit PurQ, with product MKSAVVLLPGLNRDRDMIAALTKISGKPPVTVWQTDTEIPDVDLIAIPGGFSFGDYLRCGAIAARMPVMRAVAEQAAKGVMVIGVCNGFQILVEAGLLLGALMRNSSLKFVCREVKLQIANANTMFTRRYQPGQIIRSPVAHHDGNYFADAETLARLEGEGQVVFRYAENTNPNGSINDIAGIINSQGNVLGLMPHPENLIEAAHGGSDGRALFEGALGIAA from the coding sequence ATGAAATCAGCAGTCGTCCTTCTCCCTGGCCTCAACCGCGACCGCGACATGATCGCGGCGCTGACCAAGATTTCCGGAAAACCACCGGTCACGGTGTGGCAGACCGACACCGAAATCCCTGACGTCGACCTGATCGCCATTCCCGGCGGTTTTTCGTTCGGCGACTATCTGCGCTGCGGCGCGATTGCCGCGCGGATGCCGGTGATGCGGGCGGTTGCCGAACAGGCGGCCAAGGGCGTCATGGTCATCGGCGTCTGCAACGGTTTTCAGATCCTGGTCGAGGCTGGGCTGCTGCTGGGTGCGCTGATGCGCAACAGTTCGCTGAAATTCGTCTGCCGTGAGGTGAAACTGCAGATCGCCAATGCCAACACGATGTTCACCCGCCGCTACCAGCCGGGCCAGATCATCCGCTCGCCGGTGGCGCATCACGACGGCAATTACTTTGCCGATGCTGAAACGCTCGCCCGTCTCGAAGGCGAGGGACAGGTGGTGTTTCGCTATGCCGAAAACACCAATCCCAACGGCTCGATCAACGACATTGCCGGTATCATCAACAGCCAGGGCAATGTGCTCGGCCTGATGCCGCATCCAGAAAACCTGATCGAAGCGGCCCATGGCGGCAGCGATGGCCGGGCTTTGTTCGAAGGTGCCCTCGGCATCGCCGCTTGA